Proteins encoded by one window of Arabidopsis thaliana chromosome 2, partial sequence:
- the PGAZAT gene encoding polygalacturonase ADPG2-like protein (polygalacturonase abscission zone A. thaliana (PGAZAT); FUNCTIONS IN: polygalacturonase activity; INVOLVED IN: cell wall modification involved in abscission, fruit dehiscence, floral organ abscission, anther dehiscence, carbohydrate metabolic process; LOCATED IN: endomembrane system; EXPRESSED IN: 6 plant structures; EXPRESSED DURING: 4 anthesis; CONTAINS InterPro DOMAIN/s: Pectin lyase fold/virulence factor (InterPro:IPR011050), Pectin lyase fold (InterPro:IPR012334), Glycoside hydrolase, family 28 (InterPro:IPR000743), Parallel beta-helix repeat (InterPro:IPR006626); BEST Arabidopsis thaliana protein match is: Pectin lyase-like superfamily protein (TAIR:AT3G57510.1); Has 4465 Blast hits to 4447 proteins in 569 species: Archae - 8; Bacteria - 1510; Metazoa - 14; Fungi - 1290; Plants - 1500; Viruses - 5; Other Eukaryotes - 138 (source: NCBI BLink).) — translation MARCTNLVTVFLLWALLMFSWCKASRISPNVYDHSYKRFKSDSLIKRREDITGLRSFVRASLRTPTTVSVSDFGAKGDGKTDDTQAFVNAWKKACSSNGAVNLLVPKGNTYLLKSIQLTGPCNSILTVQIFGTLSASQKRSDYKDISKWIMFDGVNNLSVDGGDTGVVDGNGETWWQNSCKRNKAKPCTKAPTALTFYNSKSLIVKNLKVRNAQQIQISIEKCSNVQVSNVVVTAPADSPNTDGIHITNTQNIRVSESIIGTGDDCISIESGSQNVQINDITCGPGHGISIGSLGDDNSKAFVSGVTVDGAKLSGTDNGVRIKTYQGGSGTASNIIFQNIQMDNVKNPIIIDQDYCDKSKCTTEKSAVQVKNVVYRDISGTSASENAITFNCSKNYPCQGIVLDRVNIKGGKATCTNANVVDKGAVLPQCNST, via the exons ATGGCCCGTTGTACCAACCTTGTTACCGTTTTCCTATTATGGGCTCTTTTGATGTTCTCATGGTGTAAAGCTTCAAGAATCAGCCCTAATGTATATGACCATTCTTATAAAAGGTTCAAATCCGATAGCTTAATCAAGCGAAGAGAGGACATCACGGGATTGAGAAGTTTTGTAAGAGCCTCTTTGCGGACTCCAACCACCGTTAGTGTTTCTGATTTTGGAGCTAAAGGAGATGGAAAAACCGATGACACGCag GCGTTCGTGAATGCGTGGAAGAAAGCATGTTCTTCAAATGGAGCTGTTAATCTCCTAGTTCCTAAAGGGAATACTTATCTCCTTAAGTCTATTCAATTAACTGGTCCATGCAATTCTATTCTCACCGTTCAG ATATTCGGAACGTTATCCGCATCTCAAAAACGATCGGATTACAAAGATATCAGCAAATGGATAATGTTTGATGGCGTTAACAATCTATCAGTCGATGGAGGCGACACTGGGGTTGTGGACGGAAACGGCGAAACGTGGTGGCAAAACTCATGCAAACGGAACAAAGCTAAG CCATGCACAAAAGCCCCAACG GCTCTTACTTTTTACAACTCGAAAAGTCTGATAGTGAAGAATCTGAAGGTGAGAAATGCACAGCAGATCCAGATTTCGATTGAAAAATGCTCCAACGTTCAGGTCTCTAATGTCGTGGTAACTGCGCCTGCGGATAGTCCTAACACCGATGGTATTCATATCACTAACACCCAAAACATTCGAGTCTCCGAATCCATCATTGGAACAG GCGATGATTGCATATCTATTGAAAGTGGATCACAAAATGTTCAAATCAATGATATAACTTGCGGTCCCGGTCACGGTATCAG TATTGGGAGCCTTGGAGATGACAATTCAAAGGCTTTTGTCTCAGGCGTGACTGTGGATGGTGCTAAGCTTTCCGGTACAGACAATGGAGTAAGAATCAAAACTTACCAG GGAGGGTCAGGAACTGCTAGCaatattatatttcaaaacattCAGATGGATAATGTTAAGAATCCGATCATAATCGACCAAGACTACTGCGACAAGAGCAAATGCACTACAGAG aAATCCGCGGTCCAAGTGAAGAACGTGGTGTACCGGGACATAAGTGGCACTAGCGCATCGGAAAACGCAATAACGTTTAACTGCAGCAAGAACTATCCATGCCAAGGAATTGTGCTTGACAGAGTGAACATTAAAGGAGGAAAAGCAACTTGCACCAATGCTAATGTGGTTGATAAAGGAGCTGTTCTGCCTCAGTGCAACTCCACTTAG
- the CPK14 gene encoding calcium-dependent protein kinase 14 (calcium-dependent protein kinase 14 (CPK14); FUNCTIONS IN: in 6 functions; INVOLVED IN: protein amino acid phosphorylation; LOCATED IN: cytoplasm; EXPRESSED IN: 9 plant structures; EXPRESSED DURING: L mature pollen stage, M germinated pollen stage, 4 anthesis, C globular stage, petal differentiation and expansion stage; CONTAINS InterPro DOMAIN/s: Protein kinase, ATP binding site (InterPro:IPR017441), EF-Hand 1, calcium-binding site (InterPro:IPR018247), Serine/threonine-protein kinase domain (InterPro:IPR002290), Calcium-binding EF-hand (InterPro:IPR002048), EF-hand-like domain (InterPro:IPR011992), EF-hand (InterPro:IPR018248), Serine/threonine-protein kinase-like domain (InterPro:IPR017442), Serine/threonine-protein kinase, active site (InterPro:IPR008271), Protein kinase-like domain (InterPro:IPR011009), Protein kinase, catalytic domain (InterPro:IPR000719), EF-HAND 2 (InterPro:IPR018249), Calcium-dependent protein kinase (InterPro:IPR020642), Calcium/calmodulin-dependent protein kinase-like (InterPro:IPR020636), Tyrosine-protein kinase, catalytic domain (InterPro:IPR020635); BEST Arabidopsis thaliana protein match is: calcium-dependent protein kinase 32 (TAIR:AT3G57530.1); Has 35333 Blast hits to 34131 proteins in 2444 species: Archae - 798; Bacteria - 22429; Metazoa - 974; Fungi - 991; Plants - 531; Viruses - 0; Other Eukaryotes - 9610 (source: NCBI BLink).): MGNCCGTAGSLIQDKQKKGFKLPNPFSNEYGNHHDGLKLIVLKEPTGHEIKQKYKLGRELGRGEFGVTYLCTEIETGEIFACKSILKKKLKTSIDIEDVKREVEIMRQMPEHPNIVTLKETYEDDKAVHLVMELCEGGELFDRIVARGHYTERAAASVIKTIIEVVQMCHKHGVMHRDLKPENFLFANKKETASLKAIDFGLSVFFKPGDRFNEIVGSPYYMAPEVLRRSYGQEIDIWSAGVILYILLCGVPPFWAETEHGVAKAILKSVIDFKRDPWPKVSDNAKDLIKKMLHPDPRRRLTAQQVLDHPWIQNGKNASNVSLGETVRARLKQFSVMNKLKKRALRVIAEHLSVEETSCIKERFQVMDTSNRGKITITELGIGLQKLGIVVPQDDIQILMDAGDVDKDGYLDVNEFVAISVHIRKLGNDEHLKKAFTFFDKNKSGYIEIEELRDALADDVDTTSEEVVEAIILDVDTNKDGKISYDEFATMMKTGTDWRKASRQYSRDLFKCLSLKLMQDGSLQSNGDTK, from the exons ATGGGAAATTGTTGTGGAACGGCTGGATCGTTGATTCAAGATAAGCAGAAGAAAGGTTTTAAATTGCCAAATCCTTTCTCAAACGAGTACGGCAACCACCACGATGGCCTTAAGCTTATCGTGTTGAAGGAACCAACGGGTCATGAGATCAAGcagaaatataaattaggtCGTGAGTTAGGTCGAGGAGAGTTCGGTGTGACGTATCTGTGCACCGAGATCGAGACCGGAGAGATTTTCGCATGCAAATCAAtcttaaagaagaagctgaaaacgTCGATTGATATAGAGGACGTTAAGAGAGAAGTTGAGATCATGAGGCAAATGCCTGAACATCCTAATATTGTTACTTTGAAAGAGACTTATGAGGATGATAAAGCTGTGCATTTGGTTATGGAGCTTTGTGAAGGCGGTGAGCTTTTCGATAGGATTGTTGCTAGAGGGCATTATACGGAGAGAGCTGCTGCTTCGGTTATTAAAACGATCATCGAGGTTGTTCAG ATGTGTCATAAGCATGGAGTAATGCACAGAGATTTAAAACCTGAGAACTTCTTGTTTGCAAACAAGAAGGAAACTGCATCTTTGAAGGCTATTGATTTtggtctctctgttttctttaaaccAGGTGAT AGATTTAACGAAATTGTTGGGAGTCCTTACTACATGGCTCCTGAGGTATTAAGGAGGAGTTATGGACAAGAAATTGACATTTGGAGCGCAGGAGTGATTCTTTACATATTGCTCTGTGGTGTTCCACCTTTTTGGGCAG aaACCGAACATGGAGTCGCAAAAGCAATTCTTAAATCTGTAATTGACTTTAAAAGAGACCCCTGGCCTAAAGTTTCTGATAATGCAAAAGATCTGATCAAAAAGATGCTTCATCCTGATCCAAGGCGTCGTCTAACTGCTCAACAAGTGCTTG ATCATCCGTGGATACAGAATGGTAAGAATGCTTCCAATGTATCATTGGGTGAAACCGTAAGAGCAAGGCTTAAGCAATTCTCTGTTATGAACAAGCTCAAGAAAAGGGCACTCAGGGTTATCGCTGAGCATCTATCGGTTGAAGAAACATCTTGCATAAAAGAAAGATTCCAAGTAATGGATACAAGCAATAGAGGAAAGATTACTATCACCGAGCTAGGAATCGGATTGCAGAAACTCGGGATTGTTGTTCCTCAAGATGACATTCAAATATTGATGGACGCG GGAGATGTTGATAAAGATGGATATTTAGACGTCAATGAATTTGTAGCCATATCGGTACACATCAGGAAGTTAGGCAACGACGAGCACTTAAAGAAAGCTTTTACgttctttgacaaaaacaagAGTGGTTATATCGAAATAGAGGAGTTAAGAGATGCTTTGGCAGATGATGTTGACACTACTagtgaagaagttgttgaagCCATTATTCTTGATGTCGATACCAATAAG GATGGGAAAATAAGTTACGACGAATTTGCAACGATGATGAAAACGGGAACGGATTGGAGAAAAGCTTCGAGGCAGTACTCGAGGGACCTGTTTAAGTGTCTTAGTCTTAAGCTCATGCAAGATGGGTCCTTGCAGTCTAATGGAGATACAAAGTAG
- the CPK14 gene encoding calcium-dependent protein kinase 14 (calcium-dependent protein kinase 14 (CPK14); FUNCTIONS IN: in 6 functions; INVOLVED IN: protein amino acid phosphorylation, N-terminal protein myristoylation; LOCATED IN: cytoplasm; EXPRESSED IN: 9 plant structures; EXPRESSED DURING: L mature pollen stage, M germinated pollen stage, 4 anthesis, C globular stage, petal differentiation and expansion stage; CONTAINS InterPro DOMAIN/s: Protein kinase, ATP binding site (InterPro:IPR017441), EF-Hand 1, calcium-binding site (InterPro:IPR018247), Serine/threonine-protein kinase domain (InterPro:IPR002290), EF-hand-like domain (InterPro:IPR011992), Calcium-binding EF-hand (InterPro:IPR002048), EF-hand (InterPro:IPR018248), Serine/threonine-protein kinase-like domain (InterPro:IPR017442), Protein kinase-like domain (InterPro:IPR011009), Serine/threonine-protein kinase, active site (InterPro:IPR008271), Protein kinase, catalytic domain (InterPro:IPR000719), EF-HAND 2 (InterPro:IPR018249), Calcium-dependent protein kinase (InterPro:IPR020642), Tyrosine-protein kinase, catalytic domain (InterPro:IPR020635), Calcium/calmodulin-dependent protein kinase-like (InterPro:IPR020636); BEST Arabidopsis thaliana protein match is: calcium-dependent protein kinase 32 (TAIR:AT3G57530.1); Has 122682 Blast hits to 119390 proteins in 3750 species: Archae - 178; Bacteria - 14238; Metazoa - 46512; Fungi - 15723; Plants - 23146; Viruses - 441; Other Eukaryotes - 22444 (source: NCBI BLink).), with product MGNCCGTAGSLIQDKQKKGFKLPNPFSNEYGNHHDGLKLIVLKEPTGHEIKQKYKLGRELGRGEFGVTYLCTEIETGEIFACKSILKKKLKTSIDIEDVKREVEIMRQMPEHPNIVTLKETYEDDKAVHLVMELCEGGELFDRIVARGHYTERAAASVIKTIIEVVQMCHKHGVMHRDLKPENFLFANKKETASLKAIDFGLSVFFKPGERFNEIVGSPYYMAPEVLRRSYGQEIDIWSAGVILYILLCGVPPFWAETEHGVAKAILKSVIDFKRDPWPKVSDNAKDLIKKMLHPDPRRRLTAQQVLDHPWIQNGKNASNVSLGETVRARLKQFSVMNKLKKRALRVIAEHLSVEETSCIKERFQVMDTSNRGKITITELGIGLQKLGIVVPQDDIQILMDAGDVDKDGYLDVNEFVAISVHIRKLGNDEHLKKAFTFFDKNKSGYIEIEELRDALADDVDTTSEEVVEAIILDVDTNKDGKISYDEFATMMKTGTDWRKASRQYSRDLFKCLSLKLMQDGSLQSNGDTK from the exons ATGGGAAATTGTTGTGGAACGGCTGGATCGTTGATTCAAGATAAGCAGAAGAAAGGTTTTAAATTGCCAAATCCTTTCTCAAACGAGTACGGCAACCACCACGATGGCCTTAAGCTTATCGTGTTGAAGGAACCAACGGGTCATGAGATCAAGcagaaatataaattaggtCGTGAGTTAGGTCGAGGAGAGTTCGGTGTGACGTATCTGTGCACCGAGATCGAGACCGGAGAGATTTTCGCATGCAAATCAAtcttaaagaagaagctgaaaacgTCGATTGATATAGAGGACGTTAAGAGAGAAGTTGAGATCATGAGGCAAATGCCTGAACATCCTAATATTGTTACTTTGAAAGAGACTTATGAGGATGATAAAGCTGTGCATTTGGTTATGGAGCTTTGTGAAGGCGGTGAGCTTTTCGATAGGATTGTTGCTAGAGGGCATTATACGGAGAGAGCTGCTGCTTCGGTTATTAAAACGATCATCGAGGTTGTTCAG ATGTGTCATAAGCATGGAGTAATGCACAGAGATTTAAAACCTGAGAACTTCTTGTTTGCAAACAAGAAGGAAACTGCATCTTTGAAGGCTATTGATTTtggtctctctgttttctttaaaccAG gCGAGAGATTTAACGAAATTGTTGGGAGTCCTTACTACATGGCTCCTGAGGTATTAAGGAGGAGTTATGGACAAGAAATTGACATTTGGAGCGCAGGAGTGATTCTTTACATATTGCTCTGTGGTGTTCCACCTTTTTGGGCAG aaACCGAACATGGAGTCGCAAAAGCAATTCTTAAATCTGTAATTGACTTTAAAAGAGACCCCTGGCCTAAAGTTTCTGATAATGCAAAAGATCTGATCAAAAAGATGCTTCATCCTGATCCAAGGCGTCGTCTAACTGCTCAACAAGTGCTTG ATCATCCGTGGATACAGAATGGTAAGAATGCTTCCAATGTATCATTGGGTGAAACCGTAAGAGCAAGGCTTAAGCAATTCTCTGTTATGAACAAGCTCAAGAAAAGGGCACTCAGGGTTATCGCTGAGCATCTATCGGTTGAAGAAACATCTTGCATAAAAGAAAGATTCCAAGTAATGGATACAAGCAATAGAGGAAAGATTACTATCACCGAGCTAGGAATCGGATTGCAGAAACTCGGGATTGTTGTTCCTCAAGATGACATTCAAATATTGATGGACGCG GGAGATGTTGATAAAGATGGATATTTAGACGTCAATGAATTTGTAGCCATATCGGTACACATCAGGAAGTTAGGCAACGACGAGCACTTAAAGAAAGCTTTTACgttctttgacaaaaacaagAGTGGTTATATCGAAATAGAGGAGTTAAGAGATGCTTTGGCAGATGATGTTGACACTACTagtgaagaagttgttgaagCCATTATTCTTGATGTCGATACCAATAAG GATGGGAAAATAAGTTACGACGAATTTGCAACGATGATGAAAACGGGAACGGATTGGAGAAAAGCTTCGAGGCAGTACTCGAGGGACCTGTTTAAGTGTCTTAGTCTTAAGCTCATGCAAGATGGGTCCTTGCAGTCTAATGGAGATACAAAGTAG
- a CDS encoding Remorin family protein (Remorin family protein; CONTAINS InterPro DOMAIN/s: Remorin, C-terminal (InterPro:IPR005516); BEST Arabidopsis thaliana protein match is: Remorin family protein (TAIR:AT3G57540.1); Has 469 Blast hits to 467 proteins in 36 species: Archae - 0; Bacteria - 7; Metazoa - 9; Fungi - 6; Plants - 437; Viruses - 0; Other Eukaryotes - 10 (source: NCBI BLink).) — translation MLTLYHQERSPDATSNDRDETPETVVREVHALTPAPEDNSRTMTATLPPPPAFRGYFSPPRSATTMSEGENFTTISREFNALVIAGSSMENNELMTRDVTQREDERQDELMRIHEDTDHEEETNPLAIVPDQYPGSGLDPGSDNGPGQSRVGSTVQRVKREEVEAKITAWQTAKLAKINNRFKREDAVINGWFNEQVNKANSWMKKIERKLEERKAKAMEKTQNNVAKAQRKAEERRATAEAKRGTEVAKVVEVANLMRALGRPPAKRSFFSFS, via the exons ATGCTGACTCTTTACCATCAAGAAAGGTCACCGGACGCCACAAGTAATGATCGCGATGAGACGCCAGAGACTGTGGTTAGAGAAGTCCACGCGCTAACTCCAGCGCCGGAGGATAATTCCCGGACGATGACGGCGACGCTACCTCCACCGCCTGCTTTCCGAGGCTATTTTTCTCCTCCAAGGTCAGCGACGACGATGAGCGAAGGAGAGAACTTCACAACTATAAGCAGAGAGTTCAACGCTCTAGTCATCGCCGGATCCTCCATGGAGAACAACGAACTAATGACTCGTGACGTCACGCAGCGTGAAGATGAGAGACAAGACGAGTTGATGAGAATCCACGAGGACACGGATCATGAAGAGGAAACGAATCCTTTAGCAATCGTGCCGGATCAGTATCCTGGTTCGGGTTTGGATCCTGGAAGTGATAATGGGCCGGGTCAGAGTCGGGTTGGGTCGACGGTGCAAAGAGTTAAGAGGGAAGAGGTGGAAGCGAAGATAACGGCGTGGCAGACGGCAAAACTGGCTAAGATTAATAACAGGTTTAAGAGGGAAGACGCCGTTATTAACGGTTGGTTTAATGAACAAGTTAACAAGGCCAACTCTTGGATGAAGAAAATTgag AGGAAGCTAGAGGAGAGAAAAGCAAAAGCGATGGAGAAAACGCAAAACAATGTGGCGAAAGCGCAGAGGAAAGCGGAGGAGAGAAGAGCGACGGCAGAGGCAAAGAGAGGGACAGAGGTTGCAAAAGTAGTTGAAGTTGCTAATCTCATGAGAGCCCTTGGACGTCCTCCTGCCAAAcgctccttcttctctttctcctaa